A portion of the Cellulophaga algicola DSM 14237 genome contains these proteins:
- a CDS encoding pyruvate dehydrogenase complex dihydrolipoamide acetyltransferase, with translation MAIVINMPRLSDTMEEGTVAKWLKKVGDKVEEGDILAEIETDKATMEFESFNEGTLLHIGIQEGDGAPVDTLLAIIGEEGEDISGLLSGGASAPEAKTEEKQEEVASEPETTDEAAASVAIPEGVEIIKMPRLSDTMEEGTVASWLKKVGDKIEEGDILAEIETDKATMEFESFYSGTLLYIGTQEGESSPVDVILAIIGPEGTDVDALLASKPSKPSTAAKPAATAPKEATKTEAKAAPSAPAETQEVVVKDGQRIFVSPLAKKIASEKGVNLNDVTGSGDNGRIVKKDVENFVPAPKAAAPAAKASSASAPLALPVGEESVEDIKNNQMRKVIAKRLGESKFTAPHYYLNIEVDMDNAKASRVQINALPDTKVSFNDMVVKACAMALRKHPQVNTSWNGDTTRYNHHISVGVAVAVEDGLVVPVLKFTDQMGLSQIGASVRDLAGKARTKKLTPAEMEGSTFTVSNLGMFGVESFTSIINQPNSAILSVGAIVEKPVVKDGQIVVGNTMKLTLACDHRTVDGATGAQFLQTLRAFIENPVTMLA, from the coding sequence ATGGCAATAGTAATAAATATGCCGAGACTTAGTGATACCATGGAAGAAGGTACCGTAGCTAAGTGGTTAAAAAAAGTAGGAGATAAAGTTGAAGAAGGTGATATTTTAGCAGAAATAGAAACCGACAAAGCAACCATGGAATTTGAATCTTTTAATGAAGGAACGTTACTTCATATAGGAATTCAAGAAGGTGATGGTGCTCCTGTAGATACCTTACTAGCTATAATTGGTGAAGAAGGCGAAGATATTTCTGGTTTATTAAGTGGTGGTGCTTCGGCTCCAGAAGCTAAAACAGAGGAAAAACAAGAAGAAGTAGCTTCTGAACCAGAAACTACTGATGAAGCTGCAGCGTCTGTAGCGATTCCTGAAGGAGTAGAAATCATTAAAATGCCACGTTTAAGTGATACCATGGAAGAAGGTACAGTAGCTTCTTGGTTGAAAAAAGTTGGTGATAAGATTGAAGAAGGAGATATTCTTGCTGAGATAGAAACAGATAAAGCTACCATGGAGTTTGAGTCTTTCTATTCAGGAACATTATTGTATATAGGAACTCAAGAAGGAGAGTCTTCTCCAGTTGATGTTATTCTAGCTATTATTGGCCCAGAAGGAACAGATGTAGATGCACTTTTAGCATCAAAACCATCAAAACCATCAACAGCGGCTAAGCCAGCTGCAACAGCTCCAAAAGAAGCAACTAAAACAGAAGCAAAAGCTGCGCCTAGTGCTCCAGCAGAAACGCAAGAAGTTGTTGTTAAAGACGGACAAAGAATATTTGTTTCTCCACTAGCTAAGAAAATTGCATCAGAAAAAGGAGTAAACTTAAATGATGTTACAGGTTCTGGAGATAACGGAAGAATTGTAAAGAAAGATGTAGAAAACTTTGTTCCTGCTCCTAAAGCGGCAGCTCCAGCAGCAAAAGCTTCTAGTGCAAGTGCTCCATTAGCATTGCCAGTGGGTGAAGAAAGTGTTGAAGATATTAAGAACAACCAAATGCGTAAAGTTATTGCTAAGCGTTTGGGAGAGTCTAAGTTTACAGCACCACATTACTACCTTAATATAGAGGTAGACATGGATAATGCGAAAGCTTCAAGAGTGCAGATTAATGCTTTGCCAGATACAAAAGTATCATTTAATGATATGGTAGTAAAGGCTTGTGCAATGGCACTTAGAAAGCATCCACAAGTAAATACATCTTGGAATGGCGATACAACACGTTATAATCACCATATTAGTGTTGGTGTTGCAGTTGCAGTAGAAGATGGTTTGGTAGTTCCTGTATTGAAATTTACAGATCAAATGGGATTATCTCAGATTGGTGCTTCTGTAAGAGATTTAGCAGGGAAGGCTAGAACTAAGAAATTGACACCAGCCGAGATGGAAGGTAGTACATTTACAGTTTCTAACTTGGGTATGTTTGGCGTTGAGAGTTTTACCTCAATCATCAATCAGCCTAATTCAGCAATCCTATCCGTAGGAGCAATTGTAGAGAAACCAGTAGTTAAAGATGGGCAAATTGTTGTGGGTAATACCATGAAATTGACACTTGCTTGTGATCATAGAACAGTAGATGGTGCTACAGGGGCTCAATTTTTGCAAACATTACGTGCATTCATTGAGAATCCAGTGACCATGTTAGCTTAA
- the pdhA gene encoding pyruvate dehydrogenase (acetyl-transferring) E1 component subunit alpha encodes MEKITKEVYLKWYEDMLFWRKFEDKLAAVYIQQKVRGFLHLYNGQEAVLAGALHAMDLTKDKMITAYRNHVQPIGMGVDPRRVMAELFGKVTGTSQGMGGSMHIFSKEHRFYGGHGIVGGQIPLGAGLAFADKYKKSDAVTLCYMGDGAVRQGSLHETFNLAMLWQLPVVFVCENNGYAMGTSVARTSYSTDIWKLGLGYEMPCGPVDGMDPVTVAKEMSKAIERARSGGGPTFLEMKTYRYRGHSMSDAQQYRTKDEVEEYKKIDPITQVLDVIKDKKYATDDEISAIGKKIKKLVAECEKFAEESDFPPVSQMYDMVYEQEDYPFLKHKL; translated from the coding sequence ATGGAAAAAATCACAAAAGAGGTCTACCTTAAATGGTATGAAGACATGTTATTCTGGAGAAAATTCGAGGATAAATTAGCAGCAGTTTATATTCAACAGAAAGTTAGAGGTTTTTTACACCTTTATAACGGACAAGAAGCTGTTTTAGCAGGAGCTCTTCATGCTATGGATCTTACAAAAGATAAGATGATTACTGCATATAGAAATCACGTGCAGCCAATTGGTATGGGTGTAGATCCACGAAGAGTAATGGCCGAATTATTTGGTAAAGTTACGGGTACCTCACAAGGTATGGGTGGTTCAATGCATATTTTCTCAAAAGAGCACCGCTTTTATGGTGGGCATGGTATCGTTGGAGGTCAAATTCCATTAGGTGCAGGCTTAGCTTTTGCCGATAAATATAAAAAAAGTGATGCGGTTACCTTATGTTATATGGGTGATGGTGCTGTAAGACAAGGTTCATTGCATGAAACTTTCAATTTAGCCATGCTTTGGCAATTACCAGTAGTTTTTGTTTGTGAGAACAATGGGTATGCAATGGGAACATCAGTAGCTAGAACTTCATATTCAACAGATATCTGGAAATTAGGTTTAGGCTATGAAATGCCATGTGGACCAGTAGATGGTATGGATCCTGTTACCGTTGCTAAAGAAATGAGTAAAGCCATTGAAAGAGCAAGAAGTGGTGGTGGACCAACTTTCTTAGAGATGAAAACATATAGATATAGAGGTCATTCTATGTCAGATGCACAGCAGTATAGAACAAAAGATGAGGTTGAAGAGTATAAAAAGATAGATCCTATTACGCAAGTTTTAGACGTAATTAAGGATAAGAAATATGCAACTGATGACGAGATTAGTGCCATAGGCAAGAAAATTAAAAAGTTAGTAGCAGAATGTGAGAAATTTGCAGAAGAGTCAGATTTCCCTCCAGTAAGCCAAATGTATGATATGGTTTACGAGCAAGAAGATTATCCATTTTTGAAACATAAATTATAG
- the cdd gene encoding cytidine deaminase, with protein MKKQITIEYEVYPSIEKLAEEDLQLMKQAVLARGNAYAPYSNFHVGAAVLLENGEVVIGNNQENASYPSGLCAERVAIFQAGAKFPGVAIKSVAITATSKNYAVEEPAAPCGNCRQAMIEYEQKQKQPISILLMGEKGEVIKINSLSDILPLAFNSSFLE; from the coding sequence TTGAAAAAACAAATAACAATAGAGTACGAAGTATACCCGTCTATAGAAAAATTAGCGGAAGAAGATTTACAATTGATGAAACAAGCTGTTTTGGCAAGAGGTAATGCTTATGCACCATATTCTAATTTTCATGTTGGTGCTGCGGTTTTATTAGAAAACGGAGAAGTAGTGATTGGTAATAATCAAGAAAACGCATCATACCCTTCGGGCCTTTGTGCAGAACGGGTAGCTATTTTCCAGGCAGGAGCAAAATTTCCAGGAGTAGCTATTAAATCAGTAGCAATTACAGCAACTTCAAAAAATTATGCTGTAGAAGAGCCTGCAGCACCTTGTGGTAATTGCAGACAAGCAATGATAGAATATGAGCAAAAACAAAAACAACCTATTTCAATTCTTTTAATGGGGGAAAAAGGAGAAGTGATAAAGATAAATTCACTATCCGATATTTTGCCTTTAGCTTTCAATAGCTCTTTTTTAGAATAG
- the porV gene encoding type IX secretion system outer membrane channel protein PorV, giving the protein MKKILVITLILGLFKVSAQNERVITTGVPFLTIAADARSSGMGDIGVATSVDAYSQQWNPAKFAFAEQKMGIGISYTPYLESIITDIALLNASFYNKIDDRSAFAASIRYFTLGEIELRQFANEEGTVVKPNEFAIDGSYSLKLSETFSMGVGARFISSNLKFPDQAGSADTKAASAFAVDIAGFYRSREIAYNNFDGRWRLGFNLSNLGNKISYDEGGQENFLPTNLKFGTGFDFILDADNKLAISTEFNKLLVPTPQDFNEDGVINGDDNAEYQEIGFLSGVFKSFGDAPDGFSEELKEFSWALGAEYSYQDSFMLRTGYFNESEEKGSRKFFSLGAGFKFKAAQVDLSYLFSSSKIQNPLENTLRFSLTFNLGEEFIND; this is encoded by the coding sequence ATGAAAAAAATATTAGTAATTACCCTAATTTTAGGTTTGTTTAAAGTATCCGCTCAAAATGAACGTGTTATTACAACTGGAGTTCCTTTTTTAACAATCGCTGCAGATGCTCGTTCTTCTGGTATGGGAGATATTGGTGTAGCAACATCGGTAGATGCGTATTCACAGCAATGGAATCCTGCAAAATTTGCTTTTGCAGAACAGAAAATGGGAATAGGAATTAGTTATACTCCTTATTTAGAGAGTATCATTACAGATATTGCGTTATTAAATGCAAGTTTTTATAATAAAATAGATGATAGAAGTGCATTTGCAGCAAGTATACGTTATTTTACTTTAGGTGAAATTGAGCTTAGACAGTTTGCAAATGAAGAAGGTACGGTAGTAAAACCAAATGAATTTGCTATTGATGGCTCGTATTCTTTAAAACTTAGCGAAACTTTTTCTATGGGGGTTGGAGCGCGTTTTATTAGTTCCAATTTAAAATTTCCGGATCAAGCAGGTTCTGCAGATACAAAAGCAGCTAGTGCTTTTGCTGTAGATATTGCTGGTTTCTATCGTTCAAGAGAAATTGCCTACAATAATTTTGATGGTCGTTGGAGACTTGGTTTTAACCTTTCTAATTTAGGAAATAAAATTTCTTATGATGAAGGTGGGCAAGAGAATTTCTTACCAACAAATTTAAAATTTGGTACAGGGTTTGACTTTATTTTAGATGCAGATAATAAATTAGCAATCTCAACAGAATTTAATAAACTATTAGTACCAACACCTCAAGATTTTAATGAGGATGGTGTAATTAATGGCGATGATAATGCAGAATATCAGGAGATAGGTTTTTTAAGTGGTGTATTTAAATCTTTTGGTGATGCCCCTGATGGTTTCTCAGAAGAATTAAAAGAGTTTTCATGGGCACTTGGCGCAGAATATAGTTATCAAGATTCTTTTATGTTAAGAACAGGGTACTTTAATGAAAGCGAAGAAAAAGGATCAAGAAAATTTTTCTCTCTTGGTGCTGGTTTTAAATTTAAAGCAGCTCAGGTAGATTTATCTTACTTATTTTCATCCTCTAAAATTCAAAACCCTTTAGAGAATACATTGCGTTTTTCCTTAACTTTTAATTTAGGAGAAGAGTTTATCAACGATTAA
- the gldJ gene encoding gliding motility lipoprotein GldJ, which produces MKKQFIKVVLSCAVIAGGFSSCKNSSSSKNTSRATGWKINAKEGGFQHNTDYKEQETAPGLVFVEGGTFTKGKVQDDVMHDWNNTPTSQHVMSFYMDETEVTNSMYLEYLDYLKSVYPPEDPRYVNIYTGALPDTLVWRNRLGFNETMTNNYLRHPAYAEYPVVGVNWIQAVQFAEWRTDRVNEIMLEREGYLSEEAKYKVVNGDIEGTFSTEAYLNRPESVYNGQIDSLQGKMKKDSVSNFASRSTGIILPEYRLPTETEWEYAAAAQVGSREYNNQRGRKKYPWEGDYTRNGQRLGRGDQLANFKQGKGDYGGIAGWSDDGADITAQVKSYKPNDLGLYEMAGNVAEWVADVYRPIVDDEVSDFNYYRGNIYMKTAIGEDGKVNVIRDSIVYDTLPNGKVVAVNLPGELKMVPVDENETYLRTNFSSSDNRGYRDGEPGSSRFYDRFSDDEDGDEKKKMYNSPKHKVQRDSLGAVTRNYDKSNYRTTLINDEVRVYKGGSWRDRAYWLDPAQRRFLPQYMATDYIGFRCAMSRVGSKSKTKNKTVRSKKVK; this is translated from the coding sequence ATGAAAAAACAATTCATCAAAGTTGTACTCTCTTGCGCTGTTATTGCAGGTGGTTTTAGTAGTTGTAAAAATTCTTCTTCTTCAAAAAACACTTCAAGAGCTACAGGTTGGAAAATAAATGCAAAGGAAGGTGGTTTTCAACACAACACAGACTATAAAGAGCAAGAAACTGCTCCTGGTTTGGTTTTTGTTGAAGGTGGTACCTTTACAAAAGGTAAAGTACAAGACGATGTTATGCATGATTGGAACAACACTCCTACATCACAACACGTAATGTCTTTCTATATGGATGAAACGGAAGTTACTAACTCCATGTACTTAGAGTATTTAGATTATTTAAAGAGCGTTTATCCTCCTGAAGATCCTAGATATGTAAATATCTATACAGGTGCTTTACCTGATACTTTAGTATGGAGAAACCGTTTAGGTTTCAATGAGACCATGACCAATAACTATTTACGTCACCCAGCATACGCGGAGTATCCTGTAGTAGGTGTAAACTGGATCCAAGCAGTACAATTTGCTGAATGGAGAACAGATAGAGTGAACGAAATTATGCTAGAGAGAGAAGGATATCTTTCTGAAGAAGCAAAATATAAAGTTGTAAATGGTGATATTGAAGGTACTTTTAGTACTGAAGCCTACCTAAATAGACCTGAGTCTGTTTACAATGGTCAGATTGATTCATTACAAGGAAAAATGAAAAAAGATTCTGTATCGAACTTCGCATCAAGAAGTACAGGTATTATTTTACCAGAATATAGATTACCAACAGAAACAGAGTGGGAATATGCTGCTGCTGCTCAAGTAGGATCAAGAGAATACAACAACCAAAGAGGTAGAAAAAAATATCCTTGGGAAGGTGATTATACAAGAAACGGACAACGTCTTGGTCGTGGTGATCAATTAGCCAACTTTAAACAAGGTAAAGGTGATTACGGTGGAATCGCAGGATGGTCTGATGATGGTGCTGATATTACAGCTCAAGTTAAATCATACAAACCAAATGATCTTGGATTATACGAAATGGCGGGTAACGTTGCAGAATGGGTTGCTGATGTTTACAGACCTATTGTAGATGATGAAGTAAGTGATTTTAATTACTATCGCGGAAATATCTATATGAAAACGGCAATCGGTGAAGACGGAAAAGTAAACGTAATTAGAGATTCTATTGTTTACGATACCTTACCAAACGGAAAAGTTGTTGCTGTAAATTTACCAGGCGAATTAAAAATGGTTCCTGTAGATGAAAACGAAACATACTTAAGAACAAACTTCTCTTCTAGTGATAACAGAGGCTACAGAGATGGCGAGCCAGGATCTTCAAGATTTTACGATAGATTCAGTGATGATGAAGATGGTGACGAAAAGAAGAAAATGTACAACTCACCTAAACATAAAGTACAACGTGATTCTTTAGGAGCTGTGACTCGTAATTATGATAAGTCTAACTACAGAACTACATTAATAAATGATGAAGTTAGAGTTTACAAAGGTGGTTCTTGGAGAGATAGAGCATATTGGTTAGATCCTGCACAACGTAGATTCCTACCTCAATATATGGCTACTGATTACATCGGGTTTAGATGTGCAATGTCTAGAGTAGGTTCTAAATCTAAAACAAAGAACAAAACGGTTAGAAGTAAAAAAGTAAAATAA
- a CDS encoding UDP-N-acetylmuramoyl-tripeptide--D-alanyl-D-alanine ligase, which produces MKIEKLHELFLKFSTISTDTRKVTKDCIFFALKGENFDGNTYAKKALESGAKYAVIDDERFADSDATILVPDVLTCLQQLANFHRNFYKTKVIALTGSNGKTTTKELINSVLCTTYKTIATVGNLNNHIGVPLTLLAIKEDTEIAIIEMGANHQKEIEFLCNIAEPDFGYITNFGKAHLEGFGSFEGVIKGKSELYDYLQKDEKPIFFNADDELQANKLSNYINKFGFSETDSHYYNIQLKEADPFVQIIFENQEIVSNLIGAYNFINCCAAIIMGKYFNVSIDQIKNGIERYIPSNNRSQVLTQNTNEIILDAYNANPSSMKAALDNFSKLKTTKKIVFLGDMFELGSTAPEEHQHIAELTSALNFTEAFLIGENFDVTTSDLKTFKSFNELAVFLKTNTFKDASILIKGSRGMALERVLDLL; this is translated from the coding sequence ATGAAAATAGAAAAGCTACACGAACTTTTTTTAAAGTTCTCAACGATAAGTACAGATACCCGAAAGGTTACTAAAGACTGCATCTTCTTTGCGCTAAAGGGCGAAAATTTTGATGGCAACACCTACGCTAAAAAAGCATTAGAAAGTGGCGCTAAATACGCTGTAATAGATGACGAAAGGTTTGCGGATAGTGATGCCACTATTTTGGTTCCAGATGTTTTAACCTGCTTACAACAATTAGCTAATTTTCATCGAAATTTCTACAAAACAAAGGTTATTGCACTTACTGGAAGCAATGGAAAAACAACCACCAAAGAACTTATAAATTCCGTTTTATGTACCACGTATAAAACCATTGCCACAGTCGGGAATTTAAATAACCACATAGGAGTACCTTTAACACTACTCGCTATAAAAGAAGATACCGAAATTGCGATTATTGAAATGGGTGCTAACCATCAAAAAGAAATTGAATTTCTTTGCAACATAGCTGAACCTGATTTTGGCTATATCACAAATTTCGGAAAAGCACATTTAGAAGGTTTTGGCAGCTTTGAAGGTGTTATCAAAGGAAAAAGTGAACTTTACGATTACCTTCAAAAAGATGAGAAACCTATTTTCTTTAATGCTGATGATGAATTGCAAGCAAACAAATTATCAAACTACATTAATAAATTTGGTTTTAGCGAAACAGATTCCCATTACTATAACATACAACTAAAGGAAGCGGATCCTTTTGTGCAGATCATTTTTGAAAATCAAGAAATCGTTTCAAATTTGATTGGCGCTTATAATTTTATTAATTGTTGTGCCGCTATAATCATGGGTAAGTATTTTAACGTTTCCATTGATCAAATTAAAAACGGAATAGAACGCTACATCCCTTCTAATAACCGTTCACAAGTACTAACACAAAATACGAATGAAATAATTTTAGATGCTTACAATGCCAACCCAAGTAGCATGAAAGCGGCTTTGGATAATTTTAGCAAATTAAAGACCACTAAGAAGATTGTTTTTTTAGGTGATATGTTTGAATTAGGAAGTACCGCACCAGAAGAACATCAACATATTGCGGAATTAACTTCAGCATTAAACTTCACCGAAGCTTTTTTAATTGGTGAAAATTTTGATGTAACCACTTCAGATTTAAAAACATTCAAGTCTTTCAATGAACTCGCTGTATTTTTAAAAACAAACACATTTAAAGATGCCTCTATATTAATTAAAGGATCAAGAGGAATGGCTTTAGAAAGAGTACTAGATTTACTATAA
- a CDS encoding glycerol-3-phosphate dehydrogenase/oxidase: protein MKKENFTYLKRDKITEELKANTFDLVVIGGGITGAGILLDASSRGMKVALIEKGDFASGTSSKSSKLIHGGLRYLKQFELMLVKEVGTERAIVHKLAPHLVIPEKMLLPLIEDGSYGEWMTSIGLKVYDILADVEGDDKRKMMNKEETLALEPLLPEGILKGSGYYAEYRTDDARLTLENIKTALNYNATAINYTKVTDFLYDGDQISGVTVTDAVSGESYQIHSKYVINAAGPWVDELRTINHSKEGKQLHLTKGVHLVFEKAKLPLKQSVYFDIPDGRMMFAIPRGNVTYAGTTDTNYKHSKEDVVATVEDADYLLDAINNMFPSVHLERKDIVSSWAGLRPLIHEEGKSPSELSRKDEIFNSDSGLLSMAGGKLTGYRKMAERVVDKVHKKLEKQTSARFKDVFTDKIPLTGGPWKKYKEVKKYITKINDILEKDNFEAHEAWYLVTTYGKQTEAILQIYASSTGANPKENLIMAELEFCMHHEMVVTPLDFFIRRTGRLYFNIESVKAYREKVFAVFKETFALSEETLSAYNSELDALIKSHSEF, encoded by the coding sequence ATGAAAAAAGAAAATTTTACCTATTTAAAAAGAGATAAGATAACAGAAGAATTAAAGGCTAATACGTTTGATTTAGTAGTTATTGGTGGAGGAATTACAGGAGCAGGTATTTTATTAGATGCATCCTCAAGAGGAATGAAAGTTGCTTTAATAGAAAAAGGCGATTTTGCTTCAGGAACCAGTAGCAAGTCTTCTAAATTAATTCATGGAGGTCTTCGGTACTTAAAGCAATTTGAGCTAATGCTTGTAAAGGAAGTAGGTACAGAACGTGCTATAGTGCATAAATTAGCACCACATTTAGTCATTCCTGAAAAAATGCTATTACCGCTTATTGAAGACGGTTCTTATGGAGAATGGATGACTTCAATTGGCTTAAAAGTTTATGATATTCTTGCTGATGTAGAAGGTGATGATAAGCGTAAAATGATGAATAAGGAAGAAACCTTAGCATTAGAGCCATTATTGCCAGAAGGCATCTTGAAAGGGTCTGGGTATTATGCGGAATATAGAACGGATGATGCACGTTTGACTTTAGAGAACATTAAAACGGCATTAAATTACAATGCAACAGCTATTAATTATACGAAAGTAACTGACTTTTTGTATGATGGCGACCAAATTTCGGGAGTCACGGTTACCGATGCAGTGAGTGGAGAATCTTATCAGATACATTCTAAATACGTAATTAATGCTGCGGGTCCGTGGGTAGATGAGTTGAGGACGATCAATCATTCTAAAGAAGGAAAGCAATTACATCTGACCAAAGGAGTGCATTTGGTTTTTGAAAAAGCGAAACTACCTTTAAAACAATCCGTTTACTTTGATATTCCAGATGGTCGCATGATGTTTGCTATTCCTAGAGGAAATGTAACTTATGCAGGTACAACGGATACCAATTACAAACATTCTAAGGAAGATGTTGTGGCTACTGTAGAAGATGCAGATTATTTGTTAGATGCTATTAATAACATGTTTCCTAGTGTTCATTTAGAGCGTAAAGATATTGTGTCTTCTTGGGCAGGTTTAAGGCCTTTAATACATGAAGAAGGGAAGTCGCCTTCAGAGCTATCTAGGAAAGATGAAATATTTAATTCTGATTCTGGATTATTGAGTATGGCAGGAGGTAAGCTTACGGGGTATCGTAAAATGGCAGAACGAGTAGTAGATAAAGTTCACAAAAAATTAGAAAAACAGACAAGTGCAAGGTTCAAGGATGTTTTTACGGATAAAATTCCGCTAACTGGTGGGCCATGGAAAAAATACAAAGAAGTTAAGAAATACATCACTAAAATTAATGACATATTAGAAAAGGATAATTTTGAGGCACATGAAGCATGGTATTTGGTTACCACATATGGGAAACAAACAGAAGCTATATTACAAATTTATGCTTCCAGTACAGGGGCTAATCCTAAGGAGAATTTAATCATGGCTGAGTTAGAATTTTGTATGCACCATGAAATGGTGGTTACGCCATTAGATTTTTTTATACGGAGAACAGGAAGACTGTATTTTAATATAGAGAGTGTAAAAGCGTATAGAGAAAAAGTTTTTGCAGTTTTTAAAGAGACTTTTGCTTTAAGTGAAGAAACCTTATCAGCCTATAATTCAGAATTAGATGCTTTGATAAAATCACATTCAGAATTCTAA
- the glpK gene encoding glycerol kinase GlpK, giving the protein MNTSFIVSLDQGTTSSRALLIDHQGKIIGMEQEEFEQIYPQSGWVEHDPAVILQSQLRVFEKLIKNTKVTPDQIVAIGITNQRETTVVWDSETGKPIYNAIVWQDKRTAPFCEKLKKRGLTDYVRKNTGLVIDSYFSGTKIKWILDNIEGAQEKADKGVLRFGTIDSWLIWNLTKENVHVTDYSNASRSLLFNINTLEWDKKLLSELEIPASMLPKVFPSSSVFGMYELNGVKIPIASVLGDQQAALFGQACLKKGDAKNTYGTGCFLLMNTGKKPQFSKNGLITTIAWGVNGKVRYALEGSIFIAGAAVQWLRDELNVIESACESEKLALSLDVENPVYVVPAFAGLGAPYWDMYARGAIFGLTRDTGKAHIAKATLDSLGYQVKDILQAMQSDSGIKLKCLKVDGGAAANNYLMQFQADILNKNVIRPKSIESTALGAAYMAGITVGMWSEDDILKSRTVDKIFEPNVSKQLRNKMYAGWKKAVKRTMNWECN; this is encoded by the coding sequence ATGAACACTTCATTTATCGTCTCTTTAGATCAAGGAACAACAAGTTCTCGCGCTCTTTTGATTGATCATCAAGGAAAAATTATAGGCATGGAGCAAGAGGAGTTTGAACAGATCTATCCGCAATCAGGTTGGGTAGAGCATGACCCTGCTGTAATATTACAAAGTCAACTACGCGTTTTTGAAAAACTAATCAAGAATACTAAGGTAACACCAGACCAAATTGTAGCAATAGGTATAACAAATCAACGAGAAACCACGGTGGTTTGGGATTCAGAAACCGGAAAACCTATTTATAATGCTATAGTTTGGCAAGATAAGAGAACAGCACCATTTTGTGAAAAATTAAAAAAACGCGGACTTACAGATTATGTTAGAAAAAATACGGGACTAGTAATAGATTCTTATTTTTCAGGAACTAAAATAAAATGGATTCTTGATAACATAGAAGGGGCTCAGGAAAAGGCAGATAAAGGAGTGTTGCGGTTTGGAACTATAGATTCCTGGTTAATTTGGAATTTAACAAAAGAGAATGTCCATGTTACAGATTATAGCAACGCTTCACGAAGTTTGTTATTCAATATTAATACCTTAGAATGGGATAAAAAGCTACTTTCAGAATTAGAAATTCCGGCAAGTATGCTGCCAAAAGTTTTTCCTTCGTCAAGTGTATTTGGAATGTATGAACTCAATGGAGTTAAAATCCCAATAGCAAGTGTACTTGGGGATCAACAAGCGGCATTATTCGGTCAGGCATGTTTAAAAAAGGGAGACGCTAAAAATACCTATGGAACAGGTTGTTTCTTACTAATGAATACAGGGAAAAAACCCCAGTTTTCAAAAAACGGACTGATCACCACAATAGCGTGGGGCGTAAATGGTAAAGTGCGGTACGCTTTAGAAGGTAGTATCTTTATTGCAGGCGCGGCAGTACAGTGGTTAAGAGATGAGTTAAATGTTATAGAATCTGCATGTGAATCTGAGAAGTTGGCTTTGAGTCTAGATGTAGAGAATCCTGTTTATGTAGTTCCTGCTTTTGCAGGTTTAGGGGCCCCATATTGGGACATGTATGCACGGGGTGCAATTTTTGGACTTACGAGAGATACAGGAAAAGCACATATCGCAAAGGCTACCTTAGATAGTTTAGGGTATCAAGTAAAAGATATTTTACAGGCCATGCAAAGCGATTCTGGTATAAAGCTTAAATGCTTAAAAGTAGATGGAGGTGCAGCAGCAAATAATTACTTAATGCAGTTCCAGGCAGATATATTAAATAAAAATGTAATCAGACCAAAATCTATAGAATCTACGGCATTAGGCGCAGCATATATGGCAGGGATTACCGTGGGTATGTGGTCTGAAGATGATATTCTGAAGAGTAGAACTGTCGATAAAATATTTGAACCAAATGTTTCTAAGCAACTCAGAAATAAAATGTATGCTGGTTGGAAAAAAGCGGTAAAACGTACTATGAATTGGGAGTGCAATTAA